A stretch of DNA from Dehalobacterium formicoaceticum:
CTAAACGAACCAAAAAGATGTAATATGGAAAAGGGGATAAAATGAAATGTTTACAATTACAGATCGCGCCCTGGAAAAGTTTGAAGAAGGCAGGAAAAGGTTTGAAAATCCACAAAACGTAATGTTACGTATTGCCTTTGCCGGCCATAGCTGATGCGGCCCAAAATTAAAAGTGACTCTGGATGAGTTACATCAAAAAAAAGATCTCATAGAAGAGATCCAGGGAATTAAGGTTGTATTTGATTCCGACTTTGTCAATGTGCTTAGGGGTTCAGTAATTGATTATTCCAAGAATTGGTTGAATCGGGGGTTTGTTGTTCAAAGGCCAGGACAATCCCAGTGCTAAGATGGGATCTTCCCTTTCTGCTTCCTTTACCTTATTTTAGTTTTTTCGGTCTAATTAACCTGATTTTTTCTTTCTTCACTATCTTTTTAACCGGTTCCGCCTTTTTGGCCGGTGCAGGGAATGTCCCATAACTGATAACCCTTTTGCTTCCTTCCTGTCCGCTATGAGTTATGCTCTGAAAGTCATCCGTAATTTTCTTTAACGCGTAAATATTAGTCAGTCCCCAAAGGGCAGCTCCTACAAATAGAGTGAGAGCAGCTTTTGCGGGGATATCGCCAAATAGGGGCAGCCTGGTGATGGTACCCATAGCCAAAAGGACGAACCAACTCAAGATACCGATGCCCCAGCTTTTTAAAATCCAAAATCTACTTGATGTCATACTGATAAAAAAGCACACTACCGCGCCAAGTACGGAACCGATGGTCAGATGGGCAAGCCAACCAACAATAAGAGCAGCTAATCCCGGTTTTGGCTCAGACAGGATGATGGTTTTAGCAAGGTCGATATAAATCCGATCCGAAACTCCCATAGCCTTCAAAGCCATACCTACAAAACCAACAACAACCGCACCAATTAGCCCGGAAAGTATTCCGGGAGTTATCTTGTATCTCACCTGCATGCTCCCTCAGAGATTCAATTTGATAAATCTATTATTGTTAATTCTTGCTCCAATTATACTGCCAACGTGTGAGCAATCGGCAGAAAGCATATCCGCTTAGTTTTTTATGAAGCTGATGTAAATTTTTCGGGTTCTGGGGCCGTCAAACTCACAGAAATAAACACCCTGCCAGGTGCCCAGCTTCAGCTTTCCATTTTCAATGATGACGGTCACGGAAGAACCAAAAAGGGATGATTTGATATGGGCATGGGAATTACCCTCAGCATGTCGGTATCCATTCAGTTCCGGAAATACCTTGTTTAAGCCCGTTAAAATATCATATATCACATCAGGATCAGCATTTTCGTTGATGGTAATGCCGGCGGTGGTGTGAGGAACGAATACAACGGCAATGCCTTCCTTTATTTGGTTCCTTCTTACCTCATCTTGAATGATGTTTGTAATATCGATCAATTCCTGGGCATTACCAGTTTTTATTTGATGCTCCATATGCTAAATCCTCCATCTCTTTTTCCCTCTTTTTATAGCCTGCACAATTGAACAATTACTTATTTCCCCAGATCTGCTAATTTTAAAGTATCTTGTTTGATCATTCTTTTTCTTGCCTTAATAAATAAATGACGTAAATTATGTTGATAATTTTTGAGAAAAATAAACCTACAGTATTTACTGCAGGTTTTCCGTAATGATTATTGTAATCTTTTCATTACATTTCTTTGCAATTTTTTACGCTTCTTTACACTTCTTTCTTTAGTTCTTTCTGATACGCTTTCCATCCGGGGCACCAGCCGGTATGCCAATGCCATAATCTACCCAGTAGAGATCGAGGTTTCTTTTCTGCGTAAGCACGAAATTTACAGCTTTCACAGCGAGATTTCACGTCATCCATCTCCTTCCGCGATTATTTTAATCACGTACATCGATTCTACCTCCGCCTTAGAGGCGGGAGCATGTCACGGTGCAGATCATCTGGCATCATTATACCATATTTTGCATAATAGATATACAGTCTTAATCCTTTATTCTTGGATTCTGGATCCTCTCAATGACGGCTTTTGCGCCCTGAATGCTTCCGAATCAAGTACCGCAAAAGGTTCGGTAAGAGCAGGCCGATGGTTCGGGAGGCAGAGAGAATTCATCCTGTCTGGAGCTATAGTCATAGGGATGCTTAAGGACATCAAGAAGGCGCCCCATCACTTGATAGTCCCCGTCTTTTACCGCCGCTTCCAATGCTTCTTCCACCCGATGATTTCGGGGAATGACTGCAGGATTGGATTCTTTCATTAATTGACGGGAAGCAGTTTTAGACTGCTGCTGCCTGCTTAATCTTGCCTGCCACTGCTTATGCCATACAGCAAATTCTTCGGTGCCAAAGAGAACCGTGTCCTCGGTCTGATCAAGAGTTAAAGCCCGAAAGGTATTAGTAAAGTCCCCTTGATACTTCTCCATCATATTGAGGAGCATTTCTATCAATGATTCATCCTGCGGTTCTTCATTAAACAAACCTAATTTCCTCCGCATTCCTTTGAGCCAATGATCATGATACAATTCCGAAAAATTGGCAATCACCTCTTGGGCCATGCTGATGGCTTGCTCCTCATTGTCATGAATGAGGGGCAAAAGGGTTTCGGCCAATCGGGCCAGATTCCAAGCAGCAATATTGGGCTGGTTGCCATAGGCATAGCGGCCTTGTCTATCGATGGTACTAAATACCGTTTTGGGATCATAGGTATCCATAAAAGCACAAGGGCCATAATCAATAGTTTCCCCACTAAGAACCAT
This window harbors:
- a CDS encoding secondary thiamine-phosphate synthase enzyme YjbQ, which produces MEHQIKTGNAQELIDITNIIQDEVRRNQIKEGIAVVFVPHTTAGITINENADPDVIYDILTGLNKVFPELNGYRHAEGNSHAHIKSSLFGSSVTVIIENGKLKLGTWQGVYFCEFDGPRTRKIYISFIKN